The following DNA comes from Enterocloster bolteae.
CGGCGTGGGCGAGGGATATGACCGTCTTATCATGATTGTGTCACGTGCTTCCGGCGCGCCTGTAATTGCAGGAGCCATGGAGTATGCCACAAACCTGATTCGCCATGACTGGAAGAAGATTGCTGATGAAGAATTTGAGAAGGCAAATAAGGCCGGACTTAAGGATATCATCAACGAGTTAAAGTCCGCAGGCAAGAAGGACGCAGGCGCAGCAGCCGAGGAAGTGAAGATGCCTCCTAAGGAAGTAGTTACTTCACAGATTCCGGGTATCGAGGTAATGGACCTGGAGGACGCTGTTAAGGCGCTGTGGAAAGCCGGTATCTATGCTGAGAGCGGCATGGGATGCACAGGCCCCATCGTACTGATGTCTGATGCCAACAAGGATAAGGCACACGAGATTCTGAAGGCAGCCGGATACGTTAGCTAAGATAAAGCCATTCATTCATAAGTTATACATTTTCCGTGCCCGCGAAACATCGCTTTCGCGGGGCGGAAAATCAGAATAGATTTAAGTTTTCGCGATAACTTTTTTGAAAGTTTCGGATTGACATACAACTGAATACATGATAGTATATTAAAGTTAAATGCTATCCAAAAGATATGGAGGTAGATAGGTTGCTGGTGTGCCTCGCGGTCTTCAAAACCGTTGTGGGGGGTTAAGAGCCCTCTGGGTGGGTTCGATTCCCACCTCCTCCGTTTAAACCATATCTGTAGTGGAGGTAATATATGATGGAAGATAGAAGAGAGTTACTCCGAAAGATTCCGAAAATTGACGAGGTGCTGCAGGATGAGCGGCTCTTTTTTTTTACGGAAAGTACGCCCAGAGCAGTGATTGTGGACTCGGTCAGGGAAGTCATTGATGAGCTGAGAAAGGACATTCTGGAAGGCAGGCGGAGTCAGGTGGGGACCAAGGAAACGCTGATGACGGAAATTGTGGCCCGCATTACAGGCAAGAAGAAAAAGAGCCTGCGGCGGGTTATCAATGCAACCGGGGTGGTGCTGCACACCAACCTTGGAAGGGCAAATCTGTCGGACAAGGCCTGCGAGAGCATCATGGACGTGGCCAGAAATTATACCAATCTGGAATACGATGTGAAGCGCGGATCCAGAGGGTCACGCCATGACCATGTGGAAAAAATCCTCACCAAGATTACGGGAGCGGAAGCCGCCATGGTGGTCAATAACAACGCGGCGGCCACCATGCTCTGTCTCTCCGCCCTGGCAAAGGACAAGGAGGTCATTGTCTCCAGGGGGGAGCTGGTGGAAATCGGAGGTTCCTTCCGGGTGCCGGAAATCATGGAACAGAGCGGCGCCAGGCTGATGGATGTGGGAACAACAAACAAGACAAAGCCCTCGGATTATCTGAATGCCTACCATGAAGGTGAGACCGGCGCACTGATGAAGGTCCATACCAGCAACTACAGGATACTGGGCTTCACCCAGGAGGTGGAACTTCCTGAGATGGTGGAGCTGGGTAAGAAATTAAATCTTCCGGTTATCTACGATATGGGAAGCGGTCTCATGGCTGACCTGACAGACTGCGGGGTGGACGAGCCCACGGTTCTGGACGCCTTAAAGACCGGCATAGACGTGATTCTGTTCAGCGGGGACAAGCTGTTAGGCGGGCCTCAGGGCGGTATCATCGCAGGAAAGAAAGAGTACATTGATAAAATGAAGGCCCATCCCCTGGCAAGGGCGTTCCGGGTGGACAAGATGACGCTGGCGGCCATGGAGGCTACCTTCTTTGAGTATTCGGATATCCGCCAGGCCCGAAAGACCATACCGGTGCTGAACATGATAACCACACCGGCCGCAGAGCTTAAGGACAAGGCGGAGAGGCTGGCCGGGGAGATCCGCAGAACAACCCATCACTTCACCGTGGAGGTGGAGGCGTGCAAGGATCAGGTAGGCGGCGGTTCCGCCCCCACGGTGCTGTTGGACGGATATGCGGTGGCCGTTCAGGGCAGGACATTGGCGCCGGAGAAGATTGAGCGCCTTCTCCGCAAAGAGGAAATTCCAATTATTATAAGGATTACCCACAACCAGGTTTATCTGGATGTGAGGACCATCAGGGAAGATGAGTTTGAATATATTGTAGCAGCGTTTACCGCAATGGACAGCAGACAGGTTGAGGGGTGATGATATGCAAAATGTAATAGTGGGAACAGCCGGTCATGTGGACCACGGCAAGACATGTCTCATAAAGGCTCTTACAGGGACGGATACGGACAGGCTGAAGGAAGAGCAGAAAAGGGGAATAACCATTGAGCTGGGATTTGCCAACCTGCCCAATGACGCCGGAATCCATATTGGAATCATAGATGTACCGGGCCATGAGAAGTTTGTGAAGAACATGCTGGCAGGTATTGGCGGCATCGACCTGGTGCTTCTGGTGGTTGCCCTGGATGAGGGTGTTATGCCTCAGACGGTTGAGCATTTTGAGATTCTTAAGATGCTTCATATCAAGCAGGGCATTGTGGTGTTTACCAAGGCCGATCTGGTGGATGAGGACTGGGCTGAGCTTGTTAATGATGATGTGGACAATCTGGTTAAAGGTACCTTCATGGAAAAGGCTGACCGCATCCAGGTATCTGCCTATACCGGAAAAAATATTGATGTGCTGAAACAGATGATAGTGGATAAGGTAAGGGCGGCAGGCACCAGACGCCAGGAGAAGGAGCTGTTCCGTCTGCCTATAGACCGTGTATTTACAATGGAAGGATTCGGCACGGTTGTCACAGGAACCCTTTTGGAGGGCTGCTGCCAGGTAGGTCAGGAGGTGGAGCTTTATCCCACTGAGAAAACCGTGAAAATAAGGGAGATACAGACCCACGGCCACAAGGTGGACATGGCCTATGCCGGCCAGAGAACAGCCCTCAACCTGGTTAATATCAAGAAGGACGAGATTAACAGGGGAGATGTTCTGGCTGCTCAGGATTCCCTTTTGAAAAGCCAGTTCATAGACGCCAAGGTGCAGTTATTTTCCTCCACGGACAGGGAACTGAGAAACGGAGACAGGGTCCACATCAATTATGGTTCAGCCCAGGCCATATGCAAGGCAGTTCTCCTTGATAAGGATGTGCTGTCTGCCGGTGAGGAGGCTTACGTGCAGTTCCGGTTTGACGAGCCTGTGGCTGTGAGGAGGAATGACCGGTTTATTATCCGTTTTTATTCTCCCACCATTACCTTTGGCGGAGGCATCGTGCTGGAGGCTGAGGCGTTAAAGCATAAGAGGAATCATGAGGAAGTCATTGACAGCCTTCATATAAAGGAGCTGGGCACTGATTTAGAGGTCCTGGAGCTGGAGCTTAAGGAGGAGAGCCGGTACTTCCCGGTTCCTAAGATACTGGCCGCCAAGCTCAACTGGACCAATCAGGAAACAGAGGAACAGCTGGAGGTCCTGGTCAAGGGGAAGAAGGCTGTCCGCCTCAGCGACGGAAGCTTTATCCACAAGGATTACTGGAATGAAATCACGCAGTACGGCACCGAACTCCTGAATCAGTTCCACAAGGAGAATCCTATTTCCGACGGCATGGAGAAGGAAGAATTTAAGAGCCGTATATTGGATAATTTCAAAATCCGGGAGTCCAAGAAAGCAGATGTCCTCCTGAATGAGATGATTAAGCGCAGCATTACGGTCACCATGGCAAGCGCCATAGCGGCAGCCGGATTTAATGCTGAATATTCCCATGAGCTTAAGGGGATGTTAAAAGACATAGAGGACACATATCTGAAGGCAGGATATGAGATACCGGCCACGGACGATGTGATCGGTAAGTTCAAGGACAAGAAGATGGCCAAACAGATTGTAAATGATCTTGTGAAAAAGGGTACATTGATAAAGATAAATCCAGGCGCCTTGATTCACAAGGACAACTGGGACAAGGCCATGGGACTTCTTAAGGGATACTTTGATTCCCACCCGAACATTTCCCTGGGAGATTACAGGGATCTGCTGGGAACGTCCAGGAAGTATGCTGTTTTATTCCTGGAGTACTGCGACCAGCAGAAGATAACAAAGAAACAGGACGATGTACGTATCCTTGTCCAGAAGTCAAGGTAGGCGGCTATGGAATTCAGACAATTAGAAGCATTTGTAAATGCGGTAAAGTACAAAAGTTTTTCAAAGGCAGCAGATGCCACCTTTCTGACCCAGCCCACAATCAGTGCCCACATCAATAATCTGGAGAATGAGATGGGGACAACCCTTGTGAACCGCACAGGAAGGGAGATAACCCTGACAAAGCAGGGGGAGCTGTTTTACCCCTATGCCATTGATATGCTTCATACCCGGTCCCAGGCTCTGGCTACGGTACAGGCCCAGTGCGAGGCGATGGACGGTGTTTTGGATTTATATGCATCCAGCATTCCGGGGCAGTACTATCTGCCCCGGCTCATAGGGGAGTTTCATGCCAAATGCCCCAAAATCCGTTTTTATGTGGATCAGTCGGACAGTAAGACTGTGATTGAAAATGTCATGAGCCAGAAGGGCGAGATTGGACTCACAGGCTATAAGATGCATAACAGTCTGGTGTATGAGCCTGTGTTTATGGATGAGCTGGTGCTCATTGTGCCTGATACGGAGAGGTATGCCAGGTGGAAGATGGGGAGCACGGTGAGCTTCCGTGATTTTGAACATGAGACCTTTATCCTCCGGGAGGAAGGCTCAGGTACAAAACAGGAGATGGAAAAGGCGGAAATCCACGGTGTCCCAGTCTTTAAAAATGTGGACGTGATTGCCCGCATGAACAGCACCGAGACCATCAAACAGGCTGTGGCCGGAGGCCTGGGAATTTC
Coding sequences within:
- the selA gene encoding L-seryl-tRNA(Sec) selenium transferase, translating into MMEDRRELLRKIPKIDEVLQDERLFFFTESTPRAVIVDSVREVIDELRKDILEGRRSQVGTKETLMTEIVARITGKKKKSLRRVINATGVVLHTNLGRANLSDKACESIMDVARNYTNLEYDVKRGSRGSRHDHVEKILTKITGAEAAMVVNNNAAATMLCLSALAKDKEVIVSRGELVEIGGSFRVPEIMEQSGARLMDVGTTNKTKPSDYLNAYHEGETGALMKVHTSNYRILGFTQEVELPEMVELGKKLNLPVIYDMGSGLMADLTDCGVDEPTVLDALKTGIDVILFSGDKLLGGPQGGIIAGKKEYIDKMKAHPLARAFRVDKMTLAAMEATFFEYSDIRQARKTIPVLNMITTPAAELKDKAERLAGEIRRTTHHFTVEVEACKDQVGGGSAPTVLLDGYAVAVQGRTLAPEKIERLLRKEEIPIIIRITHNQVYLDVRTIREDEFEYIVAAFTAMDSRQVEG
- the selB gene encoding selenocysteine-specific translation elongation factor; its protein translation is MQNVIVGTAGHVDHGKTCLIKALTGTDTDRLKEEQKRGITIELGFANLPNDAGIHIGIIDVPGHEKFVKNMLAGIGGIDLVLLVVALDEGVMPQTVEHFEILKMLHIKQGIVVFTKADLVDEDWAELVNDDVDNLVKGTFMEKADRIQVSAYTGKNIDVLKQMIVDKVRAAGTRRQEKELFRLPIDRVFTMEGFGTVVTGTLLEGCCQVGQEVELYPTEKTVKIREIQTHGHKVDMAYAGQRTALNLVNIKKDEINRGDVLAAQDSLLKSQFIDAKVQLFSSTDRELRNGDRVHINYGSAQAICKAVLLDKDVLSAGEEAYVQFRFDEPVAVRRNDRFIIRFYSPTITFGGGIVLEAEALKHKRNHEEVIDSLHIKELGTDLEVLELELKEESRYFPVPKILAAKLNWTNQETEEQLEVLVKGKKAVRLSDGSFIHKDYWNEITQYGTELLNQFHKENPISDGMEKEEFKSRILDNFKIRESKKADVLLNEMIKRSITVTMASAIAAAGFNAEYSHELKGMLKDIEDTYLKAGYEIPATDDVIGKFKDKKMAKQIVNDLVKKGTLIKINPGALIHKDNWDKAMGLLKGYFDSHPNISLGDYRDLLGTSRKYAVLFLEYCDQQKITKKQDDVRILVQKSR
- a CDS encoding selenium metabolism-associated LysR family transcriptional regulator, with the translated sequence MEFRQLEAFVNAVKYKSFSKAADATFLTQPTISAHINNLENEMGTTLVNRTGREITLTKQGELFYPYAIDMLHTRSQALATVQAQCEAMDGVLDLYASSIPGQYYLPRLIGEFHAKCPKIRFYVDQSDSKTVIENVMSQKGEIGLTGYKMHNSLVYEPVFMDELVLIVPDTERYARWKMGSTVSFRDFEHETFILREEGSGTKQEMEKAEIHGVPVFKNVDVIARMNSTETIKQAVAGGLGISILSRMAAGEKEETHRIKYLKIDGLDKKRTFYMVYSKNIRLSPIAEAFRDLVIDYRDRNWQQDIGRFM